The proteins below are encoded in one region of Styela clava chromosome 4, kaStyClav1.hap1.2, whole genome shotgun sequence:
- the LOC120326503 gene encoding glutathione-specific gamma-glutamylcyclotransferase 1-like, which translates to MKIDQKREQLAPCIDAEFSDFLKYMMYENNEPILWLFGYGSLIWLPNFEYAKSEMGFVEGFAIRFWQGNTTHRGTPESPGRVPTLIEDRKPATWGRSFQLRGRKQINEALKHLCTREMKLGGYKYECMDFHVRGSKDNEIIQAVTFIATPDNDLYLGPASIDEIAETIVHSEGKSGSNLEYLFRLIDSLREFLPGIIDEHLWNLEDACHILLHVKQIEYSYEELDNRNLKNKFLFKYMLSKSAKHNFFLLVD; encoded by the exons ATGAAAATTGATCAGAAGAGAGAACAACTGGCGCCATGTATTGATGCCGAATTCAGTGATTTCCTGAAATATATGATGTACGAAAATAATGAACCGATTCTTTGGTTATTCGGTTACGGTTCTTTAATTTGGCTTCCGAATTTTGAATACGCCAAGTCTGAGATGGGGTTCGTTGAAGGATTTGCTATTCGCTTCTGGCAGGGAAATACTACACACCGTGGAACTCCGGAATCA cCTGGCAGGGTGCCCACGCTTATTGAAGACAGAAAACCAGCTACCTGGGGAAGATCGTTTCAACTTCGTGGAAGAAAGCAAATAAATGAGGCTCTCAAACATTTGTGCACTCGCGAAATGAAACTTGGTGGATATAAATACGAATGCATGGATTTTCACGTTCGTGGTTCCAAAGACAACGAAATTATTCAAGCCGTTACCTTCATCGCCACCCCAGATAACGATCTATATCTCGGACCAGCTTCCATCGATGAAATCGCCGAAACTATTGTACACTCCGAAGGAAAGAGTGGatcaaatttagaatatttattCCGTCTAATAGACAGTTTACGCGAATTCCTCCCGGGAATCATTGATGAGCATTTATGGAATCTCGAAGACGCATGTCATATCTTACTCCATGTTAAACAAATTGAGTATTCTTATGAAGAACTTGATAATCGGAACTTaaagaataaatttttattcaaatatatgctAAGCAAGAGcgcaaaacacaatttttttttattggttgaCTAA